In one window of Haladaptatus sp. QDMS2 DNA:
- a CDS encoding DUF6166 domain-containing protein, with protein sequence MSGIINSHSHVQRGASDDVDIVYVGYRQRGRAIVEKYPGREPLTPDRSLKLADHSPSGFEWGYRGSGPAQLALALLLDYTDDEDVALAEYMAFKDEVVSRLECSGPKQRWRLTGHEIDSALRETVDEPLAPSVS encoded by the coding sequence ATGAGTGGAATCATCAACTCACACTCGCACGTACAGAGAGGCGCCTCAGATGACGTCGACATCGTCTACGTCGGCTACCGACAGCGAGGCCGCGCAATCGTCGAAAAGTATCCTGGCCGCGAACCGCTGACCCCAGATCGGAGTCTCAAGTTGGCGGACCACAGTCCCTCGGGCTTCGAATGGGGGTACAGGGGGAGTGGCCCAGCGCAACTCGCGCTCGCCCTCCTGCTCGATTACACTGACGACGAGGACGTCGCACTGGCGGAGTACATGGCGTTCAAGGACGAAGTCGTGAGCCGATTGGAGTGTAGTGGTCCCAAACAACGCTGGCGACTCACAGGACACGAGATAGATTCGGCCCTTCGTGAGACAGTCGACGAGCCATTGGCACCGTCCGTCAGCTAA
- a CDS encoding ArdC-like ssDNA-binding domain-containing protein, translating to MATTSDSSVSFDETDTRSDEMNSTIEAWIDDLVDHVDDAQTSEEFQEWLDVQSRFHDYSYRNTLLIKRQCPEATRVAGYRTWQEEFDRHVQEGESAIWIWAPIITKQCPECENSPSYHENTDCDYDETPPDDWSKGLVGFKPAAVFDVSQTEGEPLPELETAATGDANDLVPALKDAADELGVTVRIVDADDWEHGDAKGVCKYRSLHDFQPVVEARARSNHADLAVTLIHEYAHALLHFDVNDKTERSKREVEAEAVAYVVGRYCGLDTSGSAFYLAAWQSDEPEAVRERLGRISRTAEELIDSLEDELSRTSLAEQSGD from the coding sequence ATGGCTACGACCAGTGACTCGTCGGTCTCCTTCGACGAGACCGACACGCGATCCGACGAGATGAACAGCACCATTGAAGCATGGATAGACGACCTCGTTGACCACGTCGACGACGCACAGACCAGCGAGGAGTTCCAAGAGTGGCTCGATGTCCAGAGCCGCTTCCACGACTATTCCTACCGAAACACGCTCCTGATCAAGCGCCAGTGCCCCGAGGCAACCCGCGTAGCGGGCTACCGGACGTGGCAGGAGGAGTTCGACCGGCACGTCCAGGAAGGCGAGTCAGCCATCTGGATTTGGGCACCGATCATCACGAAACAGTGCCCGGAGTGCGAGAATTCGCCGAGCTACCACGAGAACACTGACTGTGACTACGACGAGACGCCGCCGGATGACTGGTCGAAAGGCCTCGTGGGATTCAAACCGGCCGCTGTCTTCGATGTCTCCCAGACCGAGGGAGAACCGCTTCCCGAACTGGAGACGGCGGCGACGGGTGACGCCAACGATCTCGTGCCAGCGCTCAAAGATGCAGCTGATGAACTCGGTGTGACGGTTCGCATCGTCGATGCCGACGACTGGGAGCATGGCGACGCGAAAGGGGTCTGTAAGTATCGGAGCCTACACGACTTCCAGCCAGTCGTCGAAGCGAGGGCTCGGTCGAACCACGCAGATCTCGCGGTCACATTGATTCACGAGTACGCCCACGCACTGCTCCACTTCGACGTCAACGACAAAACCGAACGGTCGAAACGCGAAGTCGAGGCCGAAGCCGTCGCCTACGTTGTCGGGCGATACTGTGGGCTCGATACTAGCGGCTCAGCGTTCTACCTAGCGGCGTGGCAGTCGGACGAGCCCGAGGCCGTTCGCGAGCGTCTCGGTCGGATCAGTCGGACGGCAGAAGAACTCATCGATAGTCTCGAAGACGAACTCTCTCGCACCTCACTTGCGGAACAGTCCGGCGATTAG
- a CDS encoding cation-translocating P-type ATPase, with protein sequence MTQDSGGPTDPPAGTQRISLSVPDMDCPSCAEKIVNSVSTLDGIHEVEPQVMTGTVTVTYDPDDTDINAIEERITAAGYRIESPTETQTESLRVPEMDCPSCAGKIETELAALAGVLEYDTVPTTGSVVVSYNPTETDHDAVVAAIERAGYAVEATEREEGEGKDAQTQSVWTSPRALKTWTGALLLALGAIISVGLPSIDVVLFELFAQQFTVSGVLFFASAVVAGQEIVRNGYYSARTLSLDIDLLMSLGILGALTASLAFGESLFWEAGMLAVLFSVAELMERYAMDRARSSLRELVDLSPDTATIRRNGDEHTVPVEDLEIGDVTLVRPGEKIPADGVVVEGASAVNQAPITGESLPADKTTGDEVYAGTINEEGYLEVEVTAEASESTLARIIELVEDAQRDRTEHERFVDRFAGYYTPVVVTFAVLVAIVQPVVFGRPWATGFTQGLALLVLACPCALVISTPVSVISGITSAARNGVLIKGGTHLEAMGAVDVVAFDKTGTLTKGELTVTDVVPLGGTTREQVLATAARLEARSEHPIAESIVAAADAEGFDRSEVTSFESLTGKGVRADLDGETYYAGNPALFEDLGVDLGHVHAVPDGGVLATEPSTCDHGEYYDLRTQTITQLQEQGKTVVLVGTVDGIEGVIAVADELRSTAADTVARLHDQGIEHVVMLTGDNQATADAIGASAGVDAVYAELLPEEKATVVRELEAEYGTVAMVGDGINDAPALATATVGIAMGAAGTDTAIESANIALMGDDLSKLPYLHRLSQTAGSVIQQNIWSSIGVKVLLALGVPFGLVNVALAIIVGDMGMSLAVTTNALRLSRVSPDGVSAKSRSSGDD encoded by the coding sequence ATGACTCAGGATTCGGGCGGCCCGACGGACCCACCAGCGGGTACCCAGCGGATCTCATTGTCGGTACCGGACATGGATTGTCCGTCGTGTGCGGAGAAAATCGTCAACAGCGTCTCGACCCTCGACGGTATCCACGAAGTCGAACCGCAGGTGATGACCGGGACGGTCACCGTCACCTACGATCCAGACGACACCGACATCAACGCCATTGAGGAACGGATTACCGCTGCAGGATATCGGATCGAATCACCAACTGAGACGCAGACGGAGTCGCTGCGTGTCCCGGAGATGGACTGTCCGTCCTGTGCCGGGAAGATCGAAACCGAACTCGCCGCACTCGCTGGTGTTCTCGAGTACGATACGGTGCCGACGACCGGCTCAGTCGTCGTGAGCTACAATCCCACCGAGACAGATCACGATGCGGTCGTGGCGGCCATCGAGCGGGCGGGGTACGCTGTCGAAGCGACAGAGCGGGAGGAGGGAGAAGGCAAGGACGCCCAGACCCAATCGGTATGGACGAGTCCTCGGGCACTAAAAACGTGGACGGGCGCACTTCTGCTCGCTCTCGGTGCCATCATCAGCGTCGGCCTTCCGAGCATTGATGTCGTCCTGTTCGAGCTGTTTGCCCAGCAGTTCACCGTCTCCGGCGTTCTATTCTTCGCGAGCGCCGTCGTCGCCGGTCAGGAGATCGTCCGCAACGGCTACTACTCCGCCCGGACACTGTCGCTGGATATCGACCTGCTGATGAGCCTCGGCATCCTCGGTGCCCTCACCGCGAGTCTGGCGTTCGGGGAGTCTCTCTTCTGGGAGGCCGGGATGCTTGCCGTCCTGTTCAGCGTCGCCGAACTGATGGAACGCTACGCGATGGACCGGGCGCGATCGTCGCTCCGTGAGCTCGTCGACCTCTCTCCCGACACGGCGACGATTCGTCGGAACGGCGACGAGCACACGGTGCCCGTCGAGGACCTGGAAATTGGTGATGTCACGCTCGTTCGTCCGGGCGAAAAGATCCCCGCTGATGGCGTCGTCGTCGAGGGGGCGAGCGCGGTCAATCAGGCGCCCATCACGGGCGAGAGTCTCCCGGCGGACAAGACCACGGGCGACGAGGTGTACGCGGGCACGATTAACGAGGAAGGGTATCTAGAGGTCGAGGTCACCGCCGAGGCGTCCGAGAGCACGCTCGCTCGAATTATCGAATTGGTCGAGGACGCCCAGCGCGACCGAACCGAACATGAGCGCTTCGTCGACCGGTTCGCCGGGTACTACACGCCGGTCGTAGTGACCTTCGCCGTCCTGGTCGCAATCGTCCAGCCAGTCGTCTTCGGTCGGCCGTGGGCAACGGGGTTCACCCAGGGGCTTGCGTTACTCGTGCTCGCGTGTCCGTGTGCGCTCGTCATCAGCACGCCGGTGAGCGTCATCTCGGGCATCACGAGCGCGGCGCGAAACGGCGTCCTCATCAAAGGCGGGACGCACCTCGAAGCGATGGGCGCGGTCGACGTCGTCGCCTTCGACAAGACGGGGACGCTCACGAAGGGCGAGCTCACGGTCACTGACGTAGTTCCGCTCGGCGGGACGACTCGAGAGCAGGTGCTCGCGACGGCGGCACGGCTGGAAGCACGAAGCGAACATCCAATCGCGGAATCAATCGTTGCTGCAGCCGACGCAGAAGGCTTCGACCGCTCCGAGGTAACATCGTTCGAGAGTCTGACCGGCAAGGGCGTCAGAGCTGACCTCGACGGCGAGACCTACTACGCTGGCAATCCGGCATTGTTCGAGGATCTCGGGGTTGATCTCGGGCACGTTCACGCTGTCCCGGACGGCGGTGTACTTGCCACCGAACCGAGCACCTGTGACCATGGGGAATACTACGATCTGCGGACGCAGACGATCACCCAGCTGCAAGAGCAGGGAAAGACGGTTGTGCTAGTCGGAACAGTCGACGGAATCGAGGGCGTGATTGCGGTCGCCGACGAACTGCGGTCGACGGCGGCAGACACCGTCGCTCGCCTGCACGACCAGGGCATCGAGCACGTCGTGATGCTGACCGGTGACAATCAGGCAACGGCCGACGCAATCGGTGCCAGTGCGGGCGTGGATGCTGTGTACGCGGAGTTACTCCCCGAAGAGAAGGCGACGGTCGTTCGCGAGCTCGAAGCTGAGTACGGAACGGTCGCGATGGTCGGCGATGGCATCAACGACGCGCCCGCGCTCGCCACGGCGACGGTCGGTATCGCGATGGGGGCTGCCGGGACGGACACAGCCATCGAGTCCGCGAACATCGCGCTGATGGGCGACGACCTGTCCAAACTCCCGTACCTTCACCGACTGTCCCAGACGGCAGGGAGCGTCATCCAGCAGAACATCTGGTCGAGCATCGGTGTGAAGGTCCTACTGGCGCTCGGGGTGCCGTTCGGACTGGTGAACGTGGCCCTCGCGATCATCGTCGGGGATATGGGGATGAGTCTCGCAGTCACTACGAACGCGCTCCGATTGAGTCGGGTGTCGCCGGATGGTGTCTCAGCTAAATCGAGGTCCTCCGGTGATGACTGA
- a CDS encoding MarR family transcriptional regulator, which translates to MLTKAGLAVIDALSTGRDATAAKLATDTEYSQTHLYDVLDVLLESGLLAERRGPNNQRQVHVTDHPVVEAYRSLQAELGHVEWADLLSPATLRVCWYLDEPRRVSEIAARLEITRQSVHKALSPLKHRAMLSPSGPEYALSEDLSPLLAFARAVVRHEHRSRVRALAPSATVEWCDPKRALVRVQTAADTEALEAAADWQLTGLARFAAYGLQFFLAGEPAFWYAPGEELTPAEVVCHTLVLDSGSRRVSYTMLLIEKLDIDQETLTETAQWYELEPTVTAMYRPLEGAFDVSGDSPVILPSEAEFTALKKQYGVS; encoded by the coding sequence ATGCTTACCAAGGCTGGACTTGCCGTCATTGACGCATTGAGTACCGGCCGGGACGCGACGGCGGCTAAACTCGCGACAGACACCGAGTATTCGCAAACACACCTCTACGATGTGCTCGATGTCTTGCTGGAATCAGGGCTGCTCGCCGAACGCCGTGGTCCCAATAACCAGCGGCAGGTCCATGTCACGGATCATCCGGTCGTCGAAGCATACCGGAGCCTCCAGGCGGAACTCGGCCACGTCGAGTGGGCCGACCTCCTCTCGCCGGCCACACTCCGAGTGTGCTGGTACCTTGACGAGCCTCGTCGGGTGTCCGAGATCGCAGCGCGACTCGAGATTACACGCCAGAGCGTTCACAAGGCGCTGTCGCCGCTCAAGCATCGGGCGATGCTGTCCCCGTCCGGCCCGGAGTACGCATTGAGTGAAGATCTCTCCCCGCTGCTGGCGTTCGCCCGTGCTGTCGTGCGACATGAGCACCGGTCGCGAGTCCGGGCACTCGCGCCGAGTGCGACCGTCGAATGGTGTGATCCGAAGCGGGCACTCGTCCGCGTCCAGACAGCCGCGGATACGGAGGCACTTGAGGCAGCCGCCGACTGGCAACTGACCGGACTCGCTCGGTTTGCAGCGTACGGCCTGCAGTTCTTCCTCGCCGGCGAACCCGCGTTCTGGTATGCCCCCGGCGAGGAACTCACACCTGCCGAGGTGGTGTGCCACACGCTCGTCCTCGATAGCGGCTCCCGCCGCGTCAGTTATACAATGCTCTTGATCGAGAAGCTGGACATCGACCAGGAGACACTGACGGAGACTGCGCAGTGGTACGAGTTGGAACCGACGGTGACTGCGATGTATCGACCACTTGAGGGAGCGTTCGATGTGTCGGGTGACTCCCCCGTCATCCTCCCGAGTGAAGCAGAATTTACGGCGCTCAAAAAGCAGTACGGAGTATCATGA
- a CDS encoding helix-turn-helix domain-containing protein — protein MREFVFTLAYDSGTNAVADVLSAAPDTRIRSLSCHVSAKHLWRVDHITGSETVRDDIVAAVTDGDYYPDCLARRDCEADWQTQVLDESGDTLVIYSYWTRTPSCMSIPHLALEHFGDGLIFETTWTERQYEWRVIVPGSPEFSTFHDDLTAEIADTTGVEIRRITNSPASPKHDIDEQKPALSPEQDAALRAAVDAGYYQSPRAAEAYELADRLGIPGSTFAYRLRRAEAQLALAYADSSRPDTLTDEDG, from the coding sequence ATGCGAGAGTTCGTTTTCACACTTGCCTACGATTCCGGGACGAATGCCGTCGCGGACGTCCTCTCTGCGGCTCCCGACACTCGTATTCGGTCGCTGTCCTGCCACGTCTCCGCGAAGCATCTCTGGCGCGTCGATCACATTACTGGCTCCGAAACAGTCCGCGACGACATCGTCGCCGCAGTCACGGACGGTGATTACTACCCGGATTGCCTCGCACGACGGGACTGCGAAGCGGACTGGCAGACCCAGGTTCTCGACGAATCCGGAGATACGCTCGTCATCTACTCTTACTGGACGCGGACGCCCTCCTGCATGTCCATTCCCCACCTCGCGCTCGAGCACTTCGGTGACGGACTGATCTTCGAGACCACCTGGACAGAGCGACAGTACGAGTGGCGTGTGATCGTCCCGGGCAGTCCCGAGTTTAGCACCTTCCACGACGACCTCACCGCCGAAATTGCCGACACGACTGGCGTCGAGATCCGTCGCATTACCAATTCACCTGCCTCGCCGAAACACGATATTGACGAGCAGAAGCCAGCGCTGTCCCCGGAGCAGGACGCCGCGCTTCGGGCTGCCGTCGACGCCGGGTACTATCAATCACCGCGAGCGGCCGAAGCCTACGAACTCGCAGACCGGCTCGGTATCCCTGGCTCGACATTCGCTTACCGACTGCGTCGGGCTGAGGCACAGCTTGCGCTCGCCTACGCCGACTCAAGCCGCCCCGATACTCTAACTGATGAGGACGGCTGA
- a CDS encoding magnesium transporter: MQEFTIGVQQQIAASETPSAEFQALPWTRQRVVFFQLPESIQRDVLDDMNRQEVRRFIRRLDPDDATDVVGLLDEDTQEAVLSQLDSDRRERIEFLLKFSPDSAAGMMDLGYVTVDKDQGFEEVARLVRRHEGRTGRFPTVLVTDGDEVLGELPGHTLALAGHRPAVITEYLRPTPTVRYEQSDSEVIEVFRTNPQSKIVVLDEDDSILGVIYADDLLQAIEEAAGQTLYEFTGVDEQESVLDGAFEKVRRRYRWLIINLGTAFLAAATVGLFEDTIAALTLLAIYMPVVAGMGGNAGTQSMAVTVRGIALEQISLRTGRRAIGNEVLAGGANGVITGSIVAVIATLFNQSPMLGLVIGIAMVLNLVIAGFFGALVPLVLDRVGYDPATSATIFITTATDVLGFFTFLGLAQVVLL; this comes from the coding sequence ATGCAAGAATTCACGATCGGAGTCCAACAGCAGATAGCTGCCTCGGAGACACCAAGTGCAGAGTTTCAGGCACTCCCATGGACACGACAACGAGTCGTATTCTTCCAGCTACCCGAGTCGATCCAGCGAGACGTACTCGATGATATGAATCGGCAGGAAGTCCGGCGATTTATCCGCCGACTCGATCCCGACGACGCGACCGACGTGGTTGGATTACTCGACGAGGATACTCAGGAGGCCGTACTCAGTCAGCTCGATTCCGACCGAAGGGAGCGGATTGAGTTCCTCTTGAAGTTCAGCCCGGACAGCGCCGCCGGTATGATGGATCTCGGCTACGTCACCGTCGACAAGGACCAGGGATTCGAGGAGGTGGCACGGCTCGTCCGACGCCACGAGGGTCGAACGGGGCGCTTCCCGACCGTCTTGGTCACCGATGGCGACGAGGTGTTGGGGGAGTTACCTGGTCATACCCTGGCCCTGGCTGGCCACAGGCCGGCGGTCATCACCGAATATCTTCGCCCCACCCCAACGGTTCGATACGAACAGTCCGACTCGGAGGTTATCGAGGTGTTCAGGACCAACCCGCAGAGTAAAATCGTCGTTCTCGACGAAGACGACAGTATTCTCGGAGTCATCTACGCGGACGACCTCTTGCAGGCCATCGAGGAAGCGGCCGGCCAGACACTCTATGAGTTCACTGGTGTTGACGAGCAGGAGAGCGTTCTCGATGGCGCCTTCGAGAAGGTTCGCCGGCGGTACAGGTGGCTCATCATCAACCTCGGGACCGCCTTCCTCGCTGCGGCGACTGTCGGGTTATTCGAAGACACAATCGCGGCGTTGACGCTGCTGGCAATCTACATGCCAGTCGTCGCCGGGATGGGTGGGAACGCCGGCACGCAGTCGATGGCCGTGACGGTCCGCGGAATCGCACTAGAGCAGATCTCGCTTCGAACAGGAAGGCGCGCCATCGGCAACGAGGTGCTTGCAGGGGGCGCAAACGGCGTGATTACCGGTAGTATCGTGGCCGTCATCGCCACCCTGTTCAACCAGAGTCCCATGTTGGGACTGGTCATCGGAATCGCGATGGTCTTGAACCTCGTCATCGCCGGGTTCTTCGGCGCACTCGTTCCACTCGTACTGGACCGGGTCGGCTACGATCCGGCAACCTCTGCGACCATATTCATCACAACCGCAACAGACGTCCTCGGATTCTTCACATTCCTCGGATTGGCGCAGGTTGTTCTTCTCTGA
- a CDS encoding SHOCT domain-containing protein, with the protein MSAERTSDGLLRIVLIVLAVIVLFPLLMMVFAMPMMGMMGWWWGGGMAGGLSPLWGIGMMLVWLVVLVGIGYLLYRGLVGGVGSAVTGDRALEELRVAYARGELTEEEFEERHARLSREELQ; encoded by the coding sequence ATGTCCGCTGAGCGCACGTCCGACGGCTTGCTCCGCATCGTCCTGATCGTCCTCGCGGTAATAGTCCTGTTCCCGCTGTTGATGATGGTATTTGCGATGCCGATGATGGGCATGATGGGGTGGTGGTGGGGTGGTGGCATGGCCGGTGGCCTCTCACCGCTGTGGGGCATCGGGATGATGCTCGTCTGGCTCGTCGTCCTCGTCGGCATCGGCTACCTCCTGTATCGTGGCCTCGTCGGTGGCGTCGGGTCGGCGGTGACTGGCGACAGGGCACTCGAGGAGCTCCGAGTGGCGTACGCTCGCGGTGAGCTCACTGAGGAGGAGTTCGAGGAACGGCACGCGAGACTCAGCCGCGAGGAGTTGCAGTAG
- a CDS encoding diadenylate cyclase, with translation MTGPSLYFIVVADIDFGRYTDPLGDNTWPVDQCRSVAISSDEFIDAARNVAFSCDGAVVIAADRTIQEQMVRVRTPNATEVVEEPPLAYADWMGTKHLSALEVSLREEVIASVTLSEENGRVTVFRDGKYNDCEREELGGRWRTAD, from the coding sequence GTGACCGGACCGAGTCTCTATTTTATTGTCGTTGCTGACATCGATTTCGGTAGATACACCGACCCGCTGGGAGACAACACGTGGCCTGTCGACCAGTGTCGGTCAGTCGCCATCTCATCCGATGAATTCATCGATGCAGCCCGCAACGTGGCATTCAGCTGTGATGGGGCAGTCGTTATTGCTGCGGATCGGACGATCCAAGAACAGATGGTTCGCGTTCGGACTCCAAATGCTACGGAAGTGGTCGAAGAGCCACCCCTCGCTTATGCCGATTGGATGGGAACCAAACATCTCAGTGCGTTAGAAGTCTCCCTCCGGGAAGAGGTCATTGCCAGTGTAACGCTGAGCGAAGAGAACGGTCGTGTGACAGTCTTCCGCGATGGAAAATATAACGATTGCGAACGTGAGGAACTTGGGGGACGCTGGCGGACTGCAGACTGA
- the tnpA gene encoding IS200/IS605-like element ISHmu6 family transposase: protein MEYDLDSGAHSTFSLHYHLILTTKYRRGVLTEERTQFIHEVISGFTDNYGVELTNLDGEDDHVHILFRAKPTTDLVKFINTVKGATARRIRNEYADELKTELWGDSFWNDSYCLISTGQVSLDVLKQYVEDQRE, encoded by the coding sequence ATGGAATACGACCTCGACTCGGGAGCGCACTCGACGTTTTCGCTGCACTACCACCTGATACTCACTACGAAGTATCGGCGCGGAGTGCTAACCGAGGAGCGAACCCAATTCATACACGAGGTCATCAGCGGGTTCACGGACAACTACGGTGTCGAACTGACGAACCTCGACGGCGAGGACGACCACGTACACATCCTATTCCGAGCGAAGCCAACCACAGACCTCGTGAAGTTCATCAACACGGTCAAGGGCGCGACTGCCCGCCGTATCCGCAACGAGTACGCGGACGAACTAAAGACCGAACTGTGGGGCGACTCGTTCTGGAACGACTCGTACTGCCTCATCTCGACGGGGCAGGTGTCGCTGGATGTGCTGAAACAGTACGTAGAGGACCAACGCGAGTAG
- a CDS encoding DEAD/DEAH box helicase family protein: MPTKNTQFPIDDVRAALNELLAGEPVVTAQDLADVLSCTTETARVKLNSLVEDGELETRQVGASARIWYFPSPVDYRLSDESVSGQIGPGGDSAPGQKHERVVFFPSRREIVVDTPSKQTRESLARIGHLIDSQGDGYLFGISREDIWTAPYDSFEALRDDIRALVGEVWDEGFESRIRDDWDRAHQFHLRTNTKSNRPFTVLEAEESDVFDSVAKAHLEHNTHYTQFLSEKELRVKRGAEARVKETLYEHGYLVNDERLLTDGEYLNIQLTPDIDLREYQIDWVDQFIQRKAGVFVGPSGSGKTIAAIGVMEAVGGETLIIAPSRELVHQWETELLSKTNLNQDQIGQYHGGVKDVSPVTIATYDTAAMSRHRELFNERSWGLIIADECHHAVASTWKRFREIQSTARLGLSATPVREAGNAKEIYTLIGPPIGSDWAALFEDGWVSKPRVEVRLLPWGSKKARARYDSAEGTEKLIAAARNPSKSQEISRLLQCHSTEKTLIFADWIEQGIELEEQLEIPFVYGETNHSKRQSYFQQFRDGELDTLIVSRIGDEGIDLPDAEVAILASTMGSSKSQTGQRAGRTMRPLGDALVYILLTKGTGEESWGRESTQYLAEKGIDVRKTEVEM; the protein is encoded by the coding sequence ATGCCAACAAAAAACACCCAGTTCCCAATTGATGATGTGCGAGCCGCACTTAATGAATTGCTTGCCGGAGAGCCAGTGGTCACGGCACAAGATTTAGCCGACGTACTCTCGTGTACGACGGAAACCGCCCGCGTGAAACTTAATTCGTTAGTTGAAGATGGCGAGTTAGAGACTAGACAGGTTGGTGCTAGTGCGAGAATCTGGTATTTTCCATCCCCAGTAGATTATCGGCTGTCAGATGAATCTGTTTCGGGGCAGATCGGCCCTGGCGGAGATTCTGCTCCGGGACAGAAACATGAACGAGTAGTATTCTTTCCTAGTCGCCGGGAGATCGTAGTTGACACGCCTAGTAAACAGACTCGTGAAAGCCTTGCTCGAATTGGGCACCTCATTGATTCACAGGGTGATGGCTACCTCTTCGGAATATCTCGAGAAGACATTTGGACTGCTCCGTACGATTCGTTTGAAGCGCTCCGTGATGACATTCGGGCATTAGTAGGAGAGGTGTGGGATGAAGGGTTCGAGAGCAGAATTAGAGACGACTGGGATCGTGCACACCAATTCCATCTTCGAACAAACACTAAATCAAATCGCCCATTCACTGTTCTGGAAGCGGAAGAGTCAGATGTGTTTGATAGTGTAGCGAAGGCACATCTTGAGCACAACACACATTACACGCAATTCCTATCAGAAAAAGAATTACGAGTCAAAAGAGGAGCTGAAGCACGTGTCAAAGAGACTCTTTACGAACACGGTTATCTTGTCAATGACGAACGTCTGTTAACTGACGGCGAATATCTCAATATCCAACTCACGCCGGACATTGATTTACGGGAATATCAAATAGATTGGGTCGACCAGTTCATACAACGGAAAGCAGGCGTTTTCGTCGGACCGTCGGGGTCAGGGAAGACTATTGCTGCGATCGGAGTGATGGAAGCTGTCGGTGGGGAAACATTGATTATTGCACCCTCTCGTGAGCTGGTTCACCAATGGGAAACGGAGCTTCTCAGCAAGACAAATTTAAATCAAGACCAGATTGGCCAGTATCATGGTGGAGTAAAGGACGTCTCTCCAGTAACAATCGCGACCTATGATACGGCCGCAATGAGCCGTCATCGAGAATTGTTCAACGAACGGTCGTGGGGGCTGATTATTGCTGATGAATGTCACCATGCCGTCGCTAGCACATGGAAGCGGTTCAGAGAGATTCAGTCGACAGCTCGTCTTGGACTAAGCGCAACACCTGTTCGAGAAGCAGGGAATGCCAAAGAGATCTATACATTGATCGGCCCTCCGATTGGTTCAGACTGGGCCGCCTTGTTTGAAGATGGTTGGGTGTCCAAACCGAGAGTTGAGGTTCGACTCCTGCCATGGGGATCCAAGAAGGCAAGAGCCCGTTATGATAGTGCAGAGGGCACAGAGAAACTCATCGCTGCCGCAAGGAATCCTTCGAAGTCACAGGAGATCAGTCGGCTACTTCAATGTCATTCGACAGAGAAGACATTAATTTTCGCGGATTGGATCGAGCAGGGAATCGAACTTGAAGAGCAGTTAGAAATTCCGTTTGTTTATGGTGAAACGAATCATTCTAAGCGGCAGTCGTACTTTCAGCAGTTCCGTGACGGAGAATTAGATACCCTCATTGTCTCACGTATCGGTGACGAAGGAATCGACCTACCAGACGCTGAAGTTGCTATCTTAGCATCCACGATGGGATCGTCCAAATCCCAGACTGGCCAACGTGCTGGACGAACCATGCGTCCACTCGGTGACGCACTAGTGTACATTTTACTGACGAAGGGAACAGGTGAGGAGTCATGGGGGCGCGAATCCACACAATATCTCGCCGAGAAGGGAATTGACGTCCGAAAGACGGAAGTAGAGATGTGA